The following proteins are co-located in the Maridesulfovibrio sp. genome:
- a CDS encoding DDE-type integrase/transposase/recombinase has translation MTVTLGEIDALRTLANRLDEVGHGKRKPLVQEAAKLLNCSEQTVYRRLKSKIGWESGRKRRNDRGKCFLDEETAMKASYMITKGASAVGKKRLQISTVRDILAESGQGFVNPETGEVIMPSASTLSRTMRAYSCHPDQLKNGNPHIHMRSLHPNHCWQVDPSLCVLFYLPKGKVKVMEEKDYYKNKPGNLKKAERERVWRYVITDHYSGTIYVRYVQAAGESAQGLVDVFLDAVIKRGPHDPMHGLPFFLYMDKGSANMAHLFINLLERLQIRWETHQAGSPRSKGQVECANNIVETQFEARLRFMEINSIAELQAEADKWRQHYNAKAIHSRTGKSRNAMWLTITEKQLRLAPSLELCRELVTTKPKKAKVAADLSISHTIKGYGRNDYDLRMVGGIMPQMQVMVVVNPYRAPAVDVTVADPLTGDETVWTVEPVKKDEAGFWENGAIIGEEYKSHAETKAEKILNEFDEMSGTNVKPGANHCAPPENINPMADVKPAPEYMPRRGRDLGLDASRREVAPYKLVEAAMILKNKLGDQWTGEAYAWLEQRYGNAVPHDELDSIVERFSRQAEVITPLRVVNGQE, from the coding sequence ATGACTGTGACTCTGGGCGAAATAGACGCATTGCGCACCCTTGCAAACAGGCTGGACGAGGTCGGGCATGGTAAGCGCAAGCCGCTGGTACAAGAGGCGGCCAAGTTGCTTAACTGCTCGGAACAGACAGTCTACCGCAGACTTAAGTCCAAGATAGGCTGGGAGTCTGGGCGCAAGAGGCGCAACGACCGTGGCAAATGTTTTTTGGATGAGGAAACGGCCATGAAAGCTTCATATATGATTACCAAGGGAGCTAGCGCAGTAGGTAAGAAACGTCTGCAAATCAGCACCGTGCGCGACATATTGGCAGAATCCGGCCAAGGTTTTGTAAATCCTGAAACAGGCGAAGTTATCATGCCATCAGCTTCCACCCTCAGCCGGACCATGAGGGCTTACAGCTGCCATCCTGATCAGCTTAAAAACGGAAACCCGCATATTCATATGAGAAGCTTGCACCCGAACCATTGTTGGCAGGTTGACCCCTCCTTGTGTGTCCTTTTTTACCTGCCCAAGGGCAAAGTGAAGGTCATGGAAGAGAAGGATTACTACAAAAACAAACCCGGCAACCTTAAGAAAGCAGAACGGGAGCGGGTTTGGCGGTACGTAATTACAGATCATTATTCCGGCACCATCTATGTGCGTTACGTGCAGGCCGCAGGTGAATCGGCACAGGGTCTGGTGGATGTGTTTCTGGATGCAGTTATCAAGCGCGGTCCGCATGATCCCATGCATGGGCTGCCGTTCTTCCTCTATATGGATAAGGGCAGCGCGAACATGGCACACTTGTTCATTAACCTGCTGGAGCGTCTCCAGATCAGGTGGGAAACACATCAGGCAGGAAGTCCCCGTTCCAAGGGGCAGGTTGAATGCGCCAACAACATCGTGGAAACGCAATTCGAAGCCCGGCTACGCTTTATGGAAATCAATTCCATTGCAGAGCTGCAAGCCGAGGCGGACAAATGGCGTCAGCATTACAATGCCAAGGCCATCCACAGCCGCACCGGAAAAAGCCGGAATGCCATGTGGCTGACCATTACAGAAAAACAATTGCGCCTTGCTCCTTCATTGGAGCTGTGCCGGGAACTGGTCACCACCAAGCCCAAAAAAGCCAAGGTTGCCGCTGATCTTTCCATTTCCCACACCATCAAGGGATATGGCCGCAATGATTACGACCTGCGCATGGTAGGTGGGATCATGCCGCAGATGCAGGTCATGGTTGTGGTCAATCCATACCGCGCCCCGGCAGTGGATGTGACCGTTGCCGATCCCCTCACAGGTGACGAAACGGTCTGGACTGTTGAGCCGGTGAAGAAGGACGAGGCCGGATTCTGGGAGAACGGGGCCATTATCGGTGAGGAATACAAATCCCACGCTGAAACCAAGGCTGAGAAGATTCTCAATGAATTTGATGAAATGTCCGGCACCAACGTTAAGCCGGGTGCCAACCATTGCGCCCCGCCGGAAAACATCAATCCCATGGCCGATGTCAAACCCGCTCCCGAATACATGCCCCGCCGGGGCCGTGATCTGGGTCTTGATGCCAGCAGGCGCGAGGTTGCCCCTTACAAGCTGGTAGAGGCCGCCATGATCTTGAAGAACAAGCTGGGAGATCAGTGGACTGGCGAAGCATATGCATGGCTCGAACAGCGTTACGGCAATGCCGTTCCCCATGACGAGCTGGACAGCATTGTGGAACGTTTTTCCAGACAGGCCGAGGTCATTACCCCGCTGCGCGTAGTGAACGGACAGGAGTAG
- a CDS encoding AAA family ATPase, which translates to MYEYQQLMELMKAKKISQSGMGRKLGYSSTTMCHLIKGGKWPKGRDKNEIKEAILDELRKAGAEEFEIMNLFGPEDGTGEEPTEEKVMLLRKQGLFPEAKRHFGLVRNPFDEVNSPEDVFLSNDIRYVREAMYHTARQGGLIAVVGESGSGKSTLRKDLHERVRNESKHIHIIEPYVLAMEDNDKKGKSLKSLHIAEAIMEVIDPTAPLKSSPEARFRQLHTALRESSRAGYAHCLIIEEAHALPIPTIKHLKRFLELEDGFRKLMSIILLGQSELRYKLSETNPQVREVVQRCEMIELPDMSGSLPEYVKFRFDRIGKDATSIITAEAMEALRDRLTGPAPRSGSKESVSLVYPLAVGNLLTAAMNLAANIGAPSITPEIIKQV; encoded by the coding sequence ATGTACGAATATCAACAGTTAATGGAGTTGATGAAGGCCAAAAAGATTTCCCAGAGTGGCATGGGCCGCAAGCTGGGCTACTCCTCAACCACCATGTGCCACCTGATCAAGGGCGGTAAATGGCCCAAAGGGAGGGATAAAAACGAGATTAAAGAGGCCATTCTGGACGAGCTGCGCAAGGCTGGCGCGGAAGAATTTGAAATTATGAACCTCTTCGGTCCTGAAGACGGGACCGGGGAAGAACCCACGGAGGAAAAGGTTATGCTTCTTAGAAAGCAGGGATTATTCCCGGAGGCCAAGCGGCATTTCGGTCTGGTCAGAAACCCGTTTGACGAGGTCAACAGCCCGGAAGACGTATTTCTGTCCAACGACATCCGCTATGTACGTGAGGCCATGTACCACACTGCCCGTCAGGGTGGGTTGATCGCAGTGGTCGGGGAATCCGGGTCCGGCAAATCCACGCTGCGCAAAGATCTGCATGAACGGGTCAGGAATGAAAGCAAGCACATCCACATCATCGAACCCTATGTGCTGGCCATGGAAGACAACGACAAGAAAGGCAAGAGCCTTAAGTCCCTGCACATTGCCGAAGCCATCATGGAAGTCATTGATCCCACCGCGCCGCTGAAATCCAGCCCTGAAGCAAGGTTTCGTCAGTTGCACACCGCGCTCAGGGAAAGCAGCCGCGCCGGTTACGCGCATTGTCTGATCATTGAGGAAGCACACGCGCTGCCTATCCCGACAATTAAGCACCTGAAGCGGTTCCTGGAGCTGGAAGACGGCTTCCGCAAGCTCATGTCCATCATTCTGCTGGGCCAGTCCGAGCTGCGCTACAAGCTGAGTGAAACCAATCCGCAGGTGCGTGAAGTGGTCCAGCGTTGCGAAATGATTGAACTGCCCGACATGAGCGGCAGCCTGCCCGAATACGTGAAGTTCCGTTTTGACCGCATCGGCAAGGATGCCACCAGTATCATCACCGCCGAGGCCATGGAAGCTTTGCGGGATCGGCTGACCGGACCTGCTCCCAGATCCGGGTCAAAGGAATCTGTCTCTCTGGTCTATCCGCTGGCAGTGGGCAACCTGCTTACCGCAGCCATGAACTTGGCCGCAAACATCGGCGCACCCAGCATCACCCCCGAAATCATTAAACAGGTCTAA
- a CDS encoding host-nuclease inhibitor Gam family protein has product MTTNRKKPEIMVIEDLPAVDKAMSEIAELERGIGKLEADMNETIDAAKAVCKLKVEPKKARIKVLEAALGTYASLNKDELFPKNKSKKMTFGIIGFRKSTKLLTIGKTTMAEVLELLKAHKLTKGIKLTESVDKEAMKGWTDEKLKTVRMRRKEEDAFFYEIAQEDSGD; this is encoded by the coding sequence ATGACCACTAACAGAAAGAAGCCGGAAATCATGGTGATCGAGGACCTGCCCGCTGTTGATAAGGCCATGTCTGAAATTGCCGAACTGGAGCGCGGGATCGGCAAACTTGAAGCTGACATGAATGAAACGATTGATGCCGCTAAAGCTGTTTGCAAGCTCAAAGTTGAGCCGAAAAAGGCCCGGATCAAAGTCCTTGAAGCTGCTCTTGGAACTTATGCCAGCCTGAACAAGGATGAACTATTCCCGAAAAACAAGAGCAAAAAGATGACCTTCGGCATCATCGGCTTCCGCAAATCCACTAAGCTGCTGACTATTGGGAAAACCACCATGGCAGAGGTTCTGGAACTCCTCAAAGCTCACAAGCTGACTAAGGGTATCAAATTGACTGAGAGCGTTGATAAGGAAGCCATGAAGGGCTGGACAGATGAAAAATTGAAGACTGTCAGAATGCGCCGTAAGGAAGAAGATGCGTTTTTCTACGAGATCGCGCAGGAAGATTCGGGGGATTAA
- a CDS encoding regulatory protein GemA gives MTNHKKALIQKAAIGRRQIPIDDEAYYTLLRTRYGVESSKDLSVKQLGDLLGLYSRQFGWEPKPKMKKGKAPKAKAAQAQVRLIFVLWRQLAELGEIRDGSREATVSWVQKQTVCDEQPEGCADPNWLTPKQASGLVERLKKWQERVERRLKTGS, from the coding sequence ATGACCAATCATAAAAAAGCACTAATCCAAAAAGCAGCCATAGGCCGCCGCCAGATCCCCATTGATGATGAAGCCTATTACACGCTGCTCAGAACCCGCTACGGCGTGGAAAGTTCCAAAGACCTCAGCGTCAAGCAGCTTGGTGACCTTCTCGGCTTGTACTCCAGACAGTTTGGCTGGGAACCCAAGCCGAAGATGAAGAAAGGCAAGGCTCCCAAGGCCAAGGCCGCACAGGCACAGGTTCGCTTAATCTTCGTTCTCTGGAGACAGTTGGCCGAGCTGGGCGAGATCAGGGACGGATCGCGCGAGGCCACGGTGAGCTGGGTGCAGAAACAGACAGTATGCGACGAGCAGCCGGAAGGCTGCGCTGATCCTAACTGGCTGACTCCCAAACAGGCATCAGGGCTGGTTGAAAGGTTGAAGAAGTGGCAGGAACGGGTTGAAAGAAGACTAAAAACAGGAAGCTAA
- a CDS encoding helix-turn-helix domain-containing protein, translating into MTTRNLKDFADLYGKGFRVYDGIIDPAVYVRLECKNPEKAYWICRWPILHCFGCSKRCVPKKTEGFQVMLNLPDNHAEKSIHQFDITPEELLANKAFLRVDEVMYCLRVSRSTAYRLAEEGKLIRHNDPPWRVTTTSVQAEMNNVDE; encoded by the coding sequence ATGACAACGCGCAACCTCAAGGACTTTGCAGATTTATACGGCAAGGGTTTCCGTGTGTACGATGGGATCATTGATCCTGCTGTTTACGTGCGCCTTGAGTGCAAGAACCCGGAAAAGGCGTACTGGATTTGTCGCTGGCCGATCCTGCACTGCTTTGGTTGCAGCAAGCGTTGTGTACCCAAAAAGACAGAAGGTTTTCAGGTCATGCTGAACCTTCCCGATAATCATGCAGAGAAATCCATCCACCAGTTCGACATCACTCCTGAAGAGCTGCTTGCGAATAAAGCGTTCCTGCGAGTTGATGAGGTGATGTACTGCCTGCGGGTCAGCCGCAGCACGGCATACAGACTGGCTGAAGAAGGCAAGCTGATCCGCCACAATGACCCGCCATGGCGCGTGACAACCACCAGCGTACAGGCTGAAATGAACAACGTGGACGAATAG
- a CDS encoding DUF5675 family protein translates to MKKVELRRVEQSEDVTIGVLTVDGEGVCWCLEEPWRENEPDVSCIPAGTYPLALEHSPSKGRMLWTIKDVQGRSYVRIHIGNSVDDTAGCVLPGELPVTKNERREVEFSARAFGKFLTAMGDGEATAQITVINVDGSKGEQAEGKPKPEPKKAAKAKDKKEEKTEAAEAEK, encoded by the coding sequence ATGAAGAAGGTTGAATTGAGGCGTGTCGAACAATCCGAAGACGTGACCATCGGTGTCCTTACCGTGGACGGTGAAGGTGTCTGCTGGTGCCTTGAAGAGCCGTGGCGCGAGAATGAACCTGATGTGTCCTGCATTCCTGCGGGAACTTATCCGCTGGCGTTGGAGCATTCCCCCAGCAAGGGCCGCATGCTGTGGACCATCAAGGACGTACAGGGCCGTAGCTACGTGCGCATCCACATCGGCAACTCTGTTGATGACACCGCAGGCTGTGTGCTTCCCGGAGAACTTCCGGTCACCAAAAATGAAAGGCGTGAAGTCGAATTCAGCGCACGGGCTTTCGGCAAGTTCCTGACAGCCATGGGCGATGGCGAAGCCACCGCGCAGATCACCGTCATCAACGTGGACGGCAGCAAGGGTGAGCAGGCCGAGGGCAAGCCCAAGCCTGAACCCAAGAAAGCCGCCAAGGCTAAGGACAAGAAAGAAGAAAAAACTGAAGCTGCTGAAGCGGAAAAGTAA
- a CDS encoding holin family protein, which produces MIGSILDLGSTIIDKIWPDAGEREKAKLKLMELQNRGELADLEARVKIMLAEMSGNWLQRSWRPILMLTIIAIVANNYLLYPYLALFWAKAPHLELPPQLWSLMELGLGGYVVGRSAEKVAKTWREKSG; this is translated from the coding sequence GTGATCGGTTCAATTCTGGATCTCGGCAGCACCATTATCGATAAGATCTGGCCCGATGCAGGTGAGCGCGAAAAGGCCAAGCTTAAGCTGATGGAATTACAGAACCGTGGCGAGCTGGCCGACCTTGAAGCGCGGGTCAAGATCATGCTGGCCGAGATGTCCGGCAACTGGTTGCAGCGTTCATGGCGGCCCATCCTCATGCTGACCATCATCGCCATCGTAGCCAACAACTATCTGCTTTACCCGTATCTGGCCTTGTTTTGGGCCAAGGCTCCGCACCTTGAGCTGCCGCCGCAGCTCTGGAGTCTGATGGAGCTGGGGCTGGGCGGGTACGTGGTCGGGCGCAGTGCGGAGAAGGTAGCGAAAACATGGAGGGAAAAGAGTGGCTGA
- a CDS encoding DUF2730 family protein translates to MAESFNMATVDHILKWVQVVLIPLGILIYRQFKGLREDVATSIKEQNQDMKEFKEGIDKKMDGFCDRLTENEKRIGKNEIALENLPSKDSVHQLALVVERLLGVFEGTKAVMKRLERIVERQEEQIREGGK, encoded by the coding sequence GTGGCTGAGAGTTTTAACATGGCAACCGTGGATCATATCCTGAAGTGGGTTCAGGTGGTCCTGATTCCTTTGGGTATCCTTATTTACAGGCAGTTTAAAGGGCTGCGTGAAGATGTGGCTACGTCCATCAAAGAGCAGAATCAGGACATGAAAGAGTTCAAAGAAGGCATCGACAAAAAGATGGATGGCTTCTGCGACAGGCTCACTGAAAATGAAAAGCGGATCGGCAAAAACGAAATAGCTCTGGAGAACCTGCCCAGCAAAGATTCAGTGCATCAGCTTGCCTTGGTAGTTGAGCGACTACTGGGTGTTTTTGAGGGAACCAAGGCCGTCATGAAGCGGTTGGAACGAATCGTTGAACGGCAGGAAGAACAAATCCGTGAAGGGGGAAAGTAG